One Gloeothece verrucosa PCC 7822 DNA window includes the following coding sequences:
- a CDS encoding ATP-binding protein encodes MFNKYFFTSLTRISDLAAQPFEVKPIPREQWATGDYVVGEIISPLGKTAIIELVTGRMVEVLEGDQIVGAFGMRRATLEAVGDWQHIDKDGYMEALTEGGLFGKATSISFLLNNLPPMKYQGHVWRQNHKVCMQDFVPYVAPVPYNCPTILMLGTSMSCGKTTTARVIIRLLKQAGLKIVAAKLAGAGQYHDILSMQDAGADKIFDFVDIGLPSSVCLAEEFRSYVRQLLSRIAAEKPDVVIAEVGASPFEPYNGKVVLEEIKNQICCTVLCASDPYAVIGAIHEFGLQPNVISGIVTDTTAGVALVENMTGIPAITIFDRESQHKLKEILKVQLSSKHLTLSS; translated from the coding sequence ATGTTCAACAAGTATTTTTTTACCTCCCTAACCAGGATCTCAGATTTAGCCGCTCAACCTTTTGAAGTAAAACCCATTCCTAGAGAACAATGGGCAACCGGCGATTATGTCGTGGGTGAAATTATTTCGCCGCTCGGAAAAACTGCCATTATTGAGTTAGTTACTGGGCGTATGGTAGAGGTATTAGAAGGAGATCAAATCGTTGGGGCCTTTGGTATGCGGCGAGCTACCTTAGAAGCGGTGGGAGACTGGCAACATATTGACAAAGATGGTTATATGGAAGCCCTCACCGAAGGAGGATTATTTGGCAAAGCCACCTCTATTTCTTTTCTCTTAAACAATTTACCGCCGATGAAATATCAAGGTCATGTTTGGCGGCAAAATCACAAAGTTTGTATGCAAGATTTTGTGCCTTATGTTGCTCCTGTGCCCTATAATTGCCCGACAATTCTTATGCTTGGCACTTCTATGTCTTGCGGAAAAACTACCACCGCACGAGTCATTATTCGGCTTCTCAAACAAGCGGGATTAAAAATTGTGGCGGCTAAATTAGCCGGAGCCGGACAATATCATGATATTCTTTCTATGCAAGATGCCGGAGCCGATAAAATATTTGATTTTGTTGATATCGGTTTACCCTCTTCGGTTTGTCTAGCAGAAGAATTTCGCAGTTATGTTCGTCAATTACTCAGTAGAATTGCCGCCGAAAAACCCGATGTAGTAATCGCTGAAGTCGGGGCTTCACCATTTGAACCCTACAATGGCAAAGTGGTATTAGAAGAGATCAAAAATCAAATTTGCTGTACGGTTTTATGTGCAAGTGATCCCTATGCAGTTATCGGCGCGATTCATGAGTTTGGCTTGCAACCCAATGTTATTAGTGGTATTGTAACTGATACAACGGCCGGGGTGGCTTTAGTGGAAAACATGACAGGTATTCCGGCGATTACTATTTTTGATCGAGAGTCTCAGCATAAGTTAAAAGAGATTTTAAAAGTTCAGTTGTCCTCAAAACATTTAACGTTATCAAGTTAA
- a CDS encoding GMC oxidoreductase, which translates to MIFDAGKLPRDETLETEICIIGTGPAGITLAKEFIGGDFRVILLESGTFEFDQATQSLCDGEIGEPLRPYHLRARQFGGTCNKWGIQIGNGKQGIRYAPFDEIDFEKRDWLPYSGWPFSKSHLDPFYEKAHSFCQIGPYNYEATTWEDNEGRQIKFKGNQVITTVFQFGARDVFLQNYLKDIKAAPNITTYLKANVVNIETNDTANLVLRVKVATLNGNQFWVKAKTFILATGGLENARLLLLSNQTQKTGLGNQHDLVGRFFMDHFMIYCGMLLPSTKKIFDQTIFYDLRCVKGIPIMGKLALTQQTMREQQLLNTATYLIPRYKTYHLQRMSLRALEILQSSLKQKKIYPNMARYLNRLIGGKLTHIVHAIPRKITRRPFYYASIAEGGWSSLPNKEQEFALFEIQHLVEQAPDFNNRVRLSEELDLLGYRKIKIERRLRDIDIKSIQKTQKILQKEFALSGFGELFIDEEELDFQRTLPLVPGSSHHIGTTRMHLDPKQGVVNENCQVHGISNLFIAGSSVFPTGSYANPTLTIIALAIRLAAHIKTLM; encoded by the coding sequence ATGATTTTTGATGCTGGTAAATTACCCAGAGATGAAACTCTCGAAACAGAAATTTGTATTATTGGAACAGGACCGGCAGGAATCACTTTAGCTAAAGAGTTTATCGGAGGAGACTTTCGGGTTATCCTTCTAGAAAGTGGTACTTTTGAATTTGACCAAGCCACTCAATCCCTATGTGATGGCGAAATAGGAGAACCCTTGCGTCCCTACCACTTGCGGGCTAGACAATTTGGGGGGACATGTAATAAATGGGGGATTCAAATTGGCAATGGCAAACAGGGGATTAGATATGCTCCCTTCGATGAAATTGATTTTGAAAAGCGAGATTGGCTACCCTATAGTGGCTGGCCGTTTAGTAAAAGCCATCTCGATCCATTTTATGAAAAAGCTCACAGCTTTTGCCAAATAGGCCCCTATAACTATGAAGCAACCACTTGGGAAGATAACGAGGGTCGTCAAATAAAGTTTAAGGGAAATCAAGTCATCACGACGGTATTTCAGTTTGGAGCGCGTGACGTTTTTCTGCAAAACTACCTCAAGGACATCAAAGCAGCGCCCAATATTACCACTTATCTTAAAGCCAACGTGGTCAACATAGAAACCAATGACACGGCTAATCTTGTCCTTCGGGTTAAGGTGGCAACTTTAAATGGTAATCAATTCTGGGTGAAAGCTAAGACCTTTATTTTAGCCACAGGTGGGCTTGAAAATGCTCGCTTATTGTTACTATCTAATCAAACGCAGAAAACAGGTCTAGGCAATCAACATGATTTAGTGGGTAGATTCTTTATGGATCACTTTATGATTTATTGTGGTATGTTGCTTCCTAGCACAAAAAAGATTTTTGATCAAACAATTTTTTATGATTTACGCTGTGTTAAAGGGATACCCATCATGGGAAAACTTGCCCTAACGCAACAGACAATGCGTGAACAACAACTTTTAAACACAGCAACCTATTTAATTCCTAGATACAAAACTTACCATCTACAAAGAATGTCTCTCCGAGCCTTGGAGATTTTACAAAGTTCTTTGAAACAGAAAAAAATTTACCCAAATATGGCAAGATATTTAAATCGCTTAATTGGGGGCAAGTTAACACATATTGTTCATGCTATTCCCAGAAAAATAACTAGACGACCCTTCTATTACGCCTCTATAGCCGAAGGAGGATGGTCAAGCTTACCTAACAAAGAACAAGAATTTGCTCTCTTTGAAATACAGCATCTGGTTGAGCAAGCACCAGATTTTAATAATCGCGTTAGGTTAAGCGAAGAACTTGATCTACTGGGTTATAGAAAAATTAAAATAGAACGTCGTCTAAGAGATATTGACATTAAAAGTATTCAAAAAACCCAAAAGATTCTGCAAAAAGAATTTGCTCTTTCGGGTTTTGGGGAACTTTTCATTGATGAGGAAGAACTAGATTTTCAAAGAACTTTACCGTTAGTGCCTGGTAGTTCTCATCATATCGGAACAACCCGTATGCACTTAGATCCTAAGCAAGGCGTGGTTAATGAAAATTGCCAAGTTCACGGCATTTCTAATTTATTTATTGCTGGTAGCTCGGTCTTTCCCACCGGCAGTTATGCCAACCCAACTTTGACTATTATTGCTTTGGCAATTCGCTTAGCCGCTCATATTAAAACGCTCATGTGA
- a CDS encoding EamA family transporter, translating to MVLTQVLGDIWLSRGMKEFGAANLFDLSGLVALILYLMTSPWIWLGIITLVTSLLLYYIAVSRLDLSFIVPVNASSYVFNALLAWIILKEQVSLIRWMAALTITLGVFIVSINKNLKTRKAMAEAIEQRSKSWFKRSIFFLFPLSISIPKTWLFVFIVAFSDGFGDLFNAMGMKKIGAIELAPLPEMLEVVKKIITNPWIIRGIICQTIAFLSFVCALSWADISFVRPATALTYIISLLGARFVLKERIDMGRFVGIIIVGIGIGMIAFDHGISH from the coding sequence ATGGTGTTAACTCAGGTTTTGGGTGATATTTGGCTAAGTCGAGGAATGAAAGAATTTGGTGCAGCCAATCTTTTTGATCTATCCGGCTTGGTGGCTTTGATCCTTTATCTAATGACTAGCCCTTGGATCTGGCTAGGGATAATTACTCTGGTTACTTCTTTATTGCTGTATTATATAGCCGTTTCGCGGCTGGATTTAAGTTTTATTGTGCCTGTAAATGCTTCTAGCTATGTTTTTAATGCTCTACTGGCTTGGATAATACTAAAGGAACAAGTTTCTCTGATTCGTTGGATGGCGGCTCTAACGATTACTTTAGGTGTTTTTATTGTGAGTATCAATAAGAACCTCAAGACTCGAAAAGCGATGGCAGAAGCCATTGAACAGCGATCTAAGTCATGGTTCAAGCGCTCAATTTTTTTCTTATTCCCGTTAAGTATTTCTATTCCCAAAACTTGGTTATTTGTGTTTATAGTCGCTTTTTCTGATGGTTTTGGGGATCTTTTTAATGCGATGGGGATGAAGAAGATCGGAGCAATTGAGTTAGCGCCTTTACCGGAAATGCTAGAAGTGGTGAAAAAAATTATCACTAATCCTTGGATTATACGAGGCATTATTTGTCAAACCATCGCTTTTTTAAGTTTTGTATGCGCTTTGAGTTGGGCTGATATTAGTTTTGTTAGGCCGGCTACCGCTCTCACTTATATTATTAGTTTGTTGGGGGCGCGTTTTGTTCTTAAAGAAAGAATAGACATGGGGCGTTTTGTCGGGATTATTATTGTTGGGATTGGAATTGGGATGATTGCGTTTGATCATGGTATTAGCCATTAG
- a CDS encoding ferritin-like domain-containing protein, producing the protein MKLGSEAHKELFCRSFMESHLEYEPETIPWPELDGVALERLQGIPFWLEALKTERNAGNMVTALAETIEDPMIREAIALQGREETRHARLLEFLIKRYHISLQEPPAKPLPQNIKSAFIEFGFCECLDSYFAFGMFDIARQAQYLPEAFFTIFDPILHEEARHIVFFVNWFTYLQINQGQGWSGLRAMNTLWGYKRAVQDLINIFGVGGEEQRFTTSGANSFMDNLTPELFFSTCLQENTKRMSVFEPELLRPELMPKISQLALGVLKLLPKGQPTPATQAR; encoded by the coding sequence ATGAAACTTGGAAGCGAAGCCCATAAAGAACTGTTCTGTCGCAGCTTTATGGAAAGTCATTTAGAATATGAACCCGAAACCATCCCTTGGCCAGAGCTAGACGGAGTTGCCCTTGAGCGGCTACAGGGGATTCCTTTCTGGTTGGAGGCGTTGAAAACCGAACGCAATGCGGGTAATATGGTCACGGCTTTGGCAGAAACCATTGAAGATCCGATGATTCGAGAAGCGATCGCCCTGCAAGGCCGAGAAGAAACTCGTCACGCCCGATTGCTTGAATTTCTGATTAAACGTTACCACATCTCTCTTCAAGAGCCTCCTGCTAAACCTTTACCCCAAAACATAAAAAGTGCTTTTATTGAATTTGGGTTTTGTGAATGTTTAGACTCTTATTTTGCCTTTGGGATGTTTGATATCGCTCGTCAAGCGCAATATTTACCCGAAGCATTCTTTACCATTTTCGATCCCATTCTCCATGAAGAAGCCCGCCATATAGTCTTTTTTGTCAACTGGTTTACTTATCTCCAAATCAATCAAGGGCAGGGGTGGAGCGGCTTGAGGGCGATGAATACCCTTTGGGGCTATAAAAGAGCAGTACAGGACTTAATTAATATCTTTGGTGTTGGTGGCGAAGAACAGCGCTTTACCACCAGTGGGGCAAACAGTTTTATGGATAATTTAACCCCTGAGTTATTTTTCTCGACTTGTTTGCAAGAAAACACTAAACGGATGAGTGTTTTTGAGCCAGAGCTATTAAGACCTGAATTAATGCCCAAAATTTCTCAACTGGCGTTAGGTGTTTTAAAACTTTTACCGAAGGGACAACCCACGCCGGCAACACAAGCTAGGTAA